In Pseudomonas sp. Leaf58, one DNA window encodes the following:
- a CDS encoding polysaccharide biosynthesis protein, translating into MFKGKTLLITGGTGSFGNAVLKRFLDSDIAEIRVFSRDEKKQDDMRKRYASSKLKFYIGDVRDYQSILNASRGVDFIYHAAALKQVPSCEFHPLEAVKTNVLGTENVLEAAIQNGVKRVVCLSTDKAVYPINAMGISKAMMEKVMVAKSRNVDSNCTVICGTRYGNVMASRGSVIPLFIEQIRAGKALTLTDPNMTRFMMTLSDAVDLVLFAFEHGENGDLFVQKAPAATVQTLAEALTRMLGKPEHPIQVIGTRHGEKLYEALLSREEMVCAEDMGDYYRVPPDLRDLNYAKFVEQGEVEISRTEDYNSHNTERLDVEGMQRLLLKLEFMQAIQRGEHAVPEE; encoded by the coding sequence ATGTTCAAAGGTAAAACACTCTTAATCACCGGTGGCACCGGCTCGTTTGGTAACGCCGTCCTCAAGCGTTTTCTTGATAGCGACATCGCTGAAATTCGTGTTTTCAGTCGCGATGAAAAGAAACAGGATGACATGCGCAAGCGCTATGCCAGTAGCAAACTGAAGTTCTACATCGGTGATGTGCGTGACTACCAGAGCATCCTCAATGCCAGCCGAGGCGTGGATTTTATCTACCACGCGGCTGCGCTCAAACAAGTGCCTTCTTGCGAGTTCCACCCCCTGGAAGCCGTCAAGACCAATGTGCTGGGCACCGAGAACGTACTTGAGGCAGCGATCCAGAATGGGGTGAAGCGTGTCGTTTGCCTGAGTACCGACAAGGCGGTATACCCGATCAACGCCATGGGCATTTCCAAGGCGATGATGGAAAAGGTAATGGTTGCAAAGTCGCGTAATGTCGATAGCAACTGTACGGTTATCTGTGGTACTCGCTATGGCAACGTCATGGCGTCTCGGGGTTCTGTGATTCCGTTGTTCATCGAGCAGATACGTGCCGGCAAGGCGCTGACACTGACCGACCCCAACATGACCCGGTTCATGATGACCTTGTCGGATGCTGTTGACCTGGTGCTGTTTGCCTTCGAGCACGGCGAAAATGGCGATCTGTTCGTGCAGAAGGCACCGGCGGCGACCGTCCAGACACTGGCAGAGGCATTGACCCGGATGCTGGGCAAGCCAGAGCACCCAATTCAGGTGATTGGTACCCGTCACGGCGAAAAACTGTACGAGGCTCTGCTGAGCCGCGAGGAAATGGTGTGTGCCGAAGACATGGGCGACTATTATCGCGTCCCGCCAGATCTTCGCGACCTGAACTACGCAAAATTTGTCGAGCAGGGCGAAGTAGAGATTTCGCGCACCGAAGATTACAACTCGCATAACACCGAGCGTCTGGACGTTGAGGGCATGCAGCGCCTGCTGCTGAAGCTTGAGTTCATGCAGGCGAT